The genome window TCGACATGTCACGGATGATAAGTGGGCCCAACACCGGGCCCGAGCTGCGTCTTTACCATCTTCTGTGCCATCTCAACAAATTCACAGAGCAGAGGACGAGTATCCCGTGGGTCGATAATGTCGACGCCGCTAGCCTCAGCGGTTCGGAATGGTGAGGTTATTGCCTGGAGTTTCCGCTCTATCTCCTGGAGCCTGGCCTCAGGGTCGGGAGCATTCTCTACGTCACGACGGTACGCAGCCAATGCCCCTCCTTCGATATGCATCGAACCCCAGTGTGCCGAAGGCCAGGCGTAACGACGATACATCCCACCGGCCCGATACTGAAGACTGCCCGCCACTCCGTATGCCTGGCGGATGATGAATGATATCCAGGGCATCCTGGTCTCAGCGGTGGCGCATACGATTCTGGCTCCGGCCCGCTCAATCCCCAGCTTTTCGGACTCGATACCCACCATGAACCCCGGTTCATCCGTCAAGCAGACCATCGGCAGGTGGAATGTGTCCAGCAACTGCAGGAAGCGAATAACCTTGTCACCCGCGGCAACGTCCATGGCACCACCGAGGTGCTTCGGGTTGTTGATCATGGTGCCCACAGGGTAGCCGTTTACACGTGCCAGACCGACTATACGTGACTTGCCGTAGTCCGGTGATATTTCGAAGAATGAGTCACGGTCCAGAACGCACTTCAGTATATGGTAGGCATCATAAGCCCTGTTTCGCTGTCGAGGTATGATTGAAAGCAACTCTTCATCGCGCCGGTTGGGATCGTCGACTGGCTCTAACCGCGGCGGCATCTCCCAGACATTGTCCGGCATATAGCTGAGGAAGCGCCGTATCATCTCGAAGGCTTCTTCTTCAGTTTCGGCCATATTGTCGATGACACCGCTGGTACGCGTGTGAATGCGGTAGTCCCCCAGGTCCTCCTTGGAGATATCGTAGCCCAGTGCCGCCTTGACCACGGGAGGGCCTCCGGGGAATATCTGGGCAATGTCCTTCACCATTACGGAGAAATGGGACATGCAGGCGATTACGGCATGTCCCCCGGCTACTGAGCCCAGCAGTGCCATGACAACCGGTACAACGTTCAGCAGACGCGCCGCAGGCAGCCAGCCCGGGTTGTCCGGAATATACGTCCTGCCCATCAGCTCGAAAGAACGCACGCTGCCGCCGGTGGCATCAAGCAGATTTACCGACGGCAATCGCCACTCCTGCGGTGTCGGGCTGCCGGGTGCCGAGCCGTGCGCCTCAGACTCCGAGGCGCCACCCCGAATGGTGAAATCGCCGCCACTGATGAAGACCCTCCGACCATTCAGTGTGCACAACCCGCTGACATTGTTCTTAGGTACGAACGACACCAGCCTGTCTTCCTCGTATGTCGGGGTGCCGGCGAGTTTGCCAATCTCCTGGAAAGAACCGGTGTCAACAAGCTTGGCGATACGCTCGCGGACTGTCAGCTTACCGCGCCTGTGCTGCCGCTCGATACCCTCCTGACCACCCATCTGCTCGGCAAGCTGTTGTCGGTACTTGAGCTCATCAATCTCGGGTTGCCATACCATCGTCAGGCCCCCTTTTAGTCCTGGCTCTCTGGTTATCCGTACGACGCTGGCTGTGGGAAACCCCCCTTGTGACGCCAATGCCTCAGAGCGTCGCCAGGTCTACAGTCTTCCCGGTTCGGTTTGACTCGTAGATACCCAGGATAGTCTTTATCGTGCCGAGGTTATCCCGTCCACTACTGATTGGCTCCTTGCCCGTCCGGCAGCACTCTGCAAAGTGTAATATCTCA of Dehalococcoidales bacterium contains these proteins:
- a CDS encoding carboxyl transferase domain-containing protein, with product MVWQPEIDELKYRQQLAEQMGGQEGIERQHRRGKLTVRERIAKLVDTGSFQEIGKLAGTPTYEEDRLVSFVPKNNVSGLCTLNGRRVFISGGDFTIRGGASESEAHGSAPGSPTPQEWRLPSVNLLDATGGSVRSFELMGRTYIPDNPGWLPAARLLNVVPVVMALLGSVAGGHAVIACMSHFSVMVKDIAQIFPGGPPVVKAALGYDISKEDLGDYRIHTRTSGVIDNMAETEEEAFEMIRRFLSYMPDNVWEMPPRLEPVDDPNRRDEELLSIIPRQRNRAYDAYHILKCVLDRDSFFEISPDYGKSRIVGLARVNGYPVGTMINNPKHLGGAMDVAAGDKVIRFLQLLDTFHLPMVCLTDEPGFMVGIESEKLGIERAGARIVCATAETRMPWISFIIRQAYGVAGSLQYRAGGMYRRYAWPSAHWGSMHIEGGALAAYRRDVENAPDPEARLQEIERKLQAITSPFRTAEASGVDIIDPRDTRPLLCEFVEMAQKMVKTQLGPGVGPTYHP